The proteins below come from a single Halomonas binhaiensis genomic window:
- a CDS encoding PqiC family protein translates to MRPIWKLSLPLLALWLGGCASSAPTTNRYLLPADAGSTDARVPTASTTTLLISSPRMADFLSNDGIVLQLDDLTLNEANSNLWAAPLSQQLERGMRDRLAQRLPGQKVLLARGNSPQDALTLEISVDRFQGHYAGYAIASGQWLLRDDQGTVVSYAPFNAQVDLGNDGYPALVRALGRSWDQVADDIAAGVRSTNS, encoded by the coding sequence ATGAGGCCGATATGGAAACTCAGCCTTCCCCTGCTGGCACTATGGCTGGGAGGCTGCGCTAGCAGCGCTCCGACCACCAACCGTTACCTGCTGCCGGCAGATGCTGGCAGCACGGACGCCAGAGTGCCGACGGCATCCACCACCACGTTGCTGATCTCGTCTCCACGCATGGCAGACTTCCTCAGCAACGATGGCATCGTGCTGCAGTTGGATGACCTCACACTCAATGAAGCCAACAGCAATCTATGGGCTGCCCCGCTCAGCCAGCAGCTTGAGCGAGGCATGCGCGACCGCCTTGCACAGCGACTTCCTGGCCAAAAGGTGCTGCTGGCCCGTGGCAACTCTCCACAGGACGCCCTGACACTGGAAATTTCTGTTGATCGCTTCCAGGGACACTATGCCGGTTACGCGATTGCATCGGGCCAATGGCTATTGCGCGACGATCAGGGCACTGTTGTCAGCTATGCACCCTTCAATGCTCAGGTCGATCTTGGCAATGACGGTTACCCGGCTTTGGTGCGCGCACTAGGGCGCAGTTGGGACCAGGTGGCTGACGATATCGCCGCTGGCGTTCGTAGCACGAACTCCTGA
- a CDS encoding DEAD/DEAH box helicase, translating to MSFSDLGLRAELLRAIEALGYDTPTPIQRQAIPAVIQGGDLLASAQTGTGKTAGFTLPMLQRLADGPRPQPRQVRSLVLTPTRELAAQVGESVSAYGRFLKLTSHVIFGGVGQQPQIDALRPGLDILIATPGRLLDLHQQGHVDLSKVEILVLDEADRMLDMGFIHDIRRVLKLLPQARQNLLFSATFSNEIQALADRLLNNPQLIEVARRNTTAETVDQAIYRVDRERKRELLSHLITTQQWYQVLVFTRTKHGANRLAEHLGKQDISAMAIHGNKSQSARTRALGAFKSGELQVLVATDIAARGLDIDELPHVVNFELPNVAEDYVHRIGRTGRAGNEGQAVSLVCVDEHGLLRNIERLIKRDLEKRIEPGFEPDPNAKPEPIENGRNRGNGGQRRSRDNTNGQKRTRSDQERRSAQGRNGGQRNNGNTSRTTEGTDQPTARRRRSRSSQRRQA from the coding sequence ATGAGTTTTTCCGACCTCGGCCTGCGTGCCGAACTGCTTCGAGCCATCGAAGCGCTGGGTTACGATACCCCTACTCCGATTCAACGTCAGGCCATCCCCGCCGTCATCCAGGGAGGCGATCTTCTCGCCAGCGCCCAAACCGGTACAGGCAAGACGGCTGGCTTTACCCTTCCCATGCTTCAGCGCCTGGCCGACGGGCCACGTCCGCAACCCCGTCAGGTCCGGTCTCTGGTGCTTACCCCAACCCGCGAGCTGGCGGCTCAGGTTGGTGAAAGCGTCAGCGCCTATGGACGTTTCCTGAAACTGACCAGCCACGTGATCTTTGGTGGCGTTGGCCAGCAACCGCAGATCGATGCCCTGCGCCCGGGTCTGGATATTCTCATTGCTACACCGGGTCGTCTGCTCGACTTGCATCAGCAGGGCCATGTGGATCTATCCAAAGTAGAGATCCTGGTCCTGGACGAAGCCGACCGCATGCTTGACATGGGCTTCATCCATGACATTCGCCGCGTACTGAAACTATTGCCCCAGGCACGTCAGAACCTGCTGTTCTCGGCGACGTTCTCCAATGAGATCCAGGCACTGGCCGATCGCTTGCTGAACAACCCGCAGCTGATCGAAGTGGCTCGCCGCAACACCACGGCGGAAACCGTCGATCAAGCGATCTACCGAGTCGACCGTGAGCGCAAGCGTGAACTATTGTCCCACCTGATCACGACACAGCAGTGGTACCAGGTACTGGTATTCACCCGCACCAAGCATGGTGCCAACCGTCTGGCAGAACACCTTGGCAAGCAGGACATTTCGGCCATGGCCATCCATGGCAACAAAAGCCAATCTGCCCGTACTCGCGCCCTGGGAGCCTTCAAGTCAGGCGAGCTGCAGGTGCTGGTGGCAACCGATATCGCCGCCCGTGGCCTGGATATCGACGAACTGCCCCACGTCGTCAACTTCGAGCTGCCTAACGTTGCCGAAGACTATGTGCATCGCATTGGCCGCACCGGACGTGCCGGCAATGAAGGCCAGGCGGTGTCGCTGGTCTGTGTGGATGAGCATGGCCTGTTGCGCAACATCGAGCGCCTGATCAAGCGAGACCTGGAAAAACGCATTGAACCGGGTTTTGAGCCAGACCCCAATGCCAAACCGGAACCCATCGAAAATGGCCGCAACCGCGGGAATGGCGGTCAAAGACGAAGCCGTGACAATACCAATGGGCAGAAACGCACTAGGAGCGACCAGGAGCGTCGAAGTGCCCAGGGCCGTAATGGCGGCCAACGTAATAACGGGAACACGTCCCGCACGACCGAGGGCACCGACCAGCCGACAGCACGTCGTCGGCGCAGTCGCTCCAGTCAGCGTCGTCAGGCTTAA
- a CDS encoding MFS transporter: MTAKTIPWRFLFLMVLVGLNLRPALSSLAPVLNRVQQDTALTPLSIGALTTLPVLCLGLFAPAAPRLSRQFGPERALALSLVVIAAGLLLRWLASPWALFTGTFLVGAGIGVGGALLPALVKRELPRGADLMTGVYTMALCLGGALGAGLSIPLSDWLGGWPPGLAAWSLLAIVALVAWELGMPRTPATPHAPGQTGTGATRGILRQPLTWQIMVFMGAQSSLAYIVFGWLPTLLVKRGYDEAEAGWLMGMSVLVQLISALAAPWLARLGRDQRPALLLGLSFSTIGLCLLLLAGPFWKLPGVVMLGLGQGGSFSLALALIVLRSADSRLAGRLSGLAQGGGYALASLGPFSVGIMLQLDVGIPWITAALVGIATLAAACSWFAGRNRQLAFDEEGRLITR, translated from the coding sequence ATGACAGCCAAGACCATTCCGTGGCGATTTTTGTTTCTGATGGTACTGGTTGGGCTGAACCTGCGCCCGGCCTTGTCATCCCTGGCCCCGGTGCTCAACCGGGTTCAGCAGGATACTGCGCTGACCCCGTTGTCCATCGGTGCACTGACAACACTGCCAGTACTATGTCTTGGCCTGTTTGCTCCGGCAGCACCACGCCTGTCGCGCCAGTTTGGTCCGGAGCGTGCTCTGGCGCTGTCCCTGGTCGTCATTGCCGCTGGCTTGCTGCTGCGCTGGCTTGCCAGCCCCTGGGCGCTGTTTACAGGTACTTTCCTGGTCGGTGCTGGCATCGGTGTGGGTGGCGCCCTGTTACCGGCACTGGTCAAACGCGAACTGCCTCGTGGTGCTGACCTCATGACAGGGGTATATACCATGGCCCTGTGCCTTGGTGGTGCCCTCGGTGCAGGCCTGTCCATTCCTCTCAGCGACTGGCTGGGGGGCTGGCCTCCCGGGCTTGCTGCCTGGTCGTTACTGGCCATCGTGGCACTTGTGGCCTGGGAACTGGGCATGCCTCGCACCCCCGCTACCCCACATGCGCCAGGTCAGACAGGAACTGGCGCCACCAGAGGCATTCTGCGCCAGCCGCTCACCTGGCAGATCATGGTATTCATGGGAGCTCAGTCTTCCCTGGCCTACATCGTCTTTGGCTGGCTACCCACCCTGCTCGTCAAGCGAGGTTATGACGAAGCCGAGGCCGGCTGGCTGATGGGCATGTCGGTGTTGGTTCAGTTGATCTCGGCACTGGCCGCTCCCTGGCTTGCACGCCTGGGCCGAGACCAGCGCCCAGCACTGCTGCTGGGGCTCAGCTTCTCGACGATTGGCTTGTGCCTGTTACTGTTGGCAGGCCCATTCTGGAAACTGCCTGGCGTGGTGATGCTTGGCCTTGGCCAGGGTGGCAGTTTCAGCCTCGCACTGGCTCTGATCGTGCTGCGTAGTGCGGATTCGCGCTTGGCTGGCCGCCTTTCTGGCCTTGCCCAGGGAGGCGGCTACGCTCTTGCCTCCTTGGGACCCTTTAGTGTCGGCATCATGCTCCAGCTCGATGTCGGCATCCCCTGGATTACTGCAGCACTGGTGGGCATCGCCACACTGGCCGCTGCATGCAGCTGGTTTGCCGGACGCAACCGTCAACTCGCCTTCGACGAGGAAGGTCGTCTCATTACCCGCTGA
- a CDS encoding asparaginase, protein MTVISNAPLLVLYTGGTLGMVETDQGLAPGKDVEGRVRQVLDDLPPERRAALPEFVWHEVDRPIDSSSASPEDWANLAADIASRYNDYAGVVVLHGTDTLAWTASSLAFQLQGIDRPVIVTGAMLPMETPGSDAPRNIETALRFAAMPQLQEVALCFNDLLLRGCRARKWQTRDANAFVSPNLSALGERRGDDWLLFESHGLEATQRGAPRFELADYSHMGDKVIRLSLWPGIQAWQLAAWLGDKRVEGALIEVWGGGNIPEDLELAAVMAEATAQGKMIVAISQCPHGTIEIGHYAAGQLLSEAGVTSGDDMTPEAAYTKLVHLLAQPLPTEERLRRFRTPLVGERG, encoded by the coding sequence ATGACTGTGATTTCCAATGCCCCTCTACTGGTGCTCTACACCGGAGGCACTCTCGGCATGGTGGAAACCGATCAGGGCCTGGCCCCCGGAAAAGATGTCGAAGGCCGGGTACGTCAGGTGCTGGATGACCTGCCACCAGAACGCCGTGCAGCACTGCCCGAGTTTGTCTGGCATGAAGTGGACCGCCCCATCGATTCCAGCAGCGCCAGTCCCGAAGACTGGGCAAACCTGGCAGCAGATATCGCCAGCCGCTACAACGACTATGCAGGAGTCGTCGTACTTCACGGCACCGACACTCTGGCCTGGACAGCGTCGAGCCTGGCCTTCCAGCTTCAGGGCATCGATCGCCCCGTCATTGTCACCGGCGCCATGCTTCCCATGGAAACCCCGGGAAGCGACGCTCCGCGCAATATCGAAACGGCCCTGCGCTTTGCTGCCATGCCCCAGCTGCAGGAAGTAGCACTTTGCTTCAATGATCTGCTGCTGCGTGGCTGTCGGGCCCGCAAGTGGCAAACCCGTGATGCCAATGCCTTCGTCAGCCCCAACTTGTCCGCGTTGGGTGAGCGACGTGGCGACGATTGGCTGCTGTTCGAAAGCCATGGCCTGGAGGCAACTCAACGTGGTGCTCCGCGCTTTGAGCTGGCCGATTACAGCCACATGGGCGACAAGGTCATCCGGCTATCCCTGTGGCCAGGCATTCAAGCCTGGCAATTGGCCGCATGGCTCGGCGACAAGCGCGTCGAAGGAGCACTGATCGAAGTCTGGGGTGGCGGCAACATACCCGAAGATCTGGAATTGGCTGCAGTGATGGCGGAAGCCACCGCTCAAGGCAAGATGATCGTCGCCATCAGCCAATGCCCCCATGGCACCATCGAAATCGGCCATTACGCGGCAGGCCAGTTGCTCAGCGAGGCCGGAGTGACCTCCGGTGACGACATGACTCCCGAAGCAGCTTACACCAAGCTTGTTCACCTTCTGGCCCAGCCGCTTCCGACAGAAGAGCGCCTGCGACGCTTTCGCACTCCCCTAGTAGGCGAGAGGGGGTGA
- a CDS encoding SRPBCC family protein, translated as MRSITHSAILPAPPDKVFALLERVEDFTEYSDLITAIEPLGEERYHWHVHAVGMDWTFAVQVTEKIAPTKLAWESTEGIHNQGHYDLEAVDEGTRVTLTLEYQIRNRLLAKAVDRAARPLVAKVSKQILDRVEARL; from the coding sequence ATGAGGAGCATCACACACAGTGCCATCCTTCCGGCGCCACCCGACAAGGTCTTCGCACTGCTTGAGCGCGTCGAGGATTTTACCGAGTATTCCGATCTGATCACGGCCATCGAGCCTTTGGGTGAGGAACGCTACCACTGGCATGTCCATGCAGTGGGTATGGATTGGACCTTTGCCGTCCAGGTCACGGAAAAGATCGCGCCTACCAAGCTGGCCTGGGAGTCAACAGAAGGTATACACAACCAGGGGCATTACGACCTGGAAGCCGTCGATGAAGGTACCCGGGTCACCCTGACACTGGAGTACCAGATTCGCAATCGCCTGTTGGCTAAGGCAGTGGATCGCGCTGCGCGCCCGCTGGTGGCCAAGGTCAGCAAACAGATTCTGGATCGTGTAGAAGCCCGTCTATAG
- a CDS encoding DUF2789 domain-containing protein, translating into MEHPDHAFSELFEQLGLASDAAAIKRFIDNNAPLPDDMELADAPCWNEGQADFLREAKEDDADWAELVDQLDASLRKP; encoded by the coding sequence ATGGAACACCCGGATCATGCATTTAGTGAACTCTTCGAACAGCTGGGGCTTGCTTCCGATGCTGCGGCCATCAAGCGCTTCATCGATAACAATGCTCCATTGCCGGATGACATGGAGCTTGCGGATGCGCCTTGCTGGAATGAAGGCCAGGCTGATTTTCTGCGTGAGGCAAAGGAGGATGATGCGGACTGGGCCGAGCTGGTAGACCAGTTGGATGCATCGTTACGCAAGCCATAG
- the yegQ gene encoding tRNA 5-hydroxyuridine modification protein YegQ translates to MQAPELLSPAGTFKNMTYAFAYGADAVYAGQPRYSLRVRNNDFHLAHLHEGIAYAHERGKQFYVASNIAPHNSKLKTYLDDMAQVIEAGPDALIMSDPGLIMLVRERWPDQVIHLSVQANVVNYQAARFWQRQGISRIILSRELSLDEIAEIRSACPDLEIETFVHGALCIAYSGRCLLSGYLNRRDPNQGTCTNACRWQYRTLPAGEDSSGDLFALVEESTRPGEKMPVFEDEHGTYIMNSRDLRAVQHVARLAEMGVRSLKIEGRTKSHYYVARTAQVYRRAIDDAVAGRPFDMTLMDELENLANRGYTEGFYRRHVHDEYQNYERGHSIGVHQQFVGEVIGHDPSAGMLEVEVKNRFSVGDRMELMLPSGNLRFTLQALENASRGKITVAPGSGHRVRLAVPGLVSDEGQLSFALLMRDLEPAPGAEIAIEVR, encoded by the coding sequence ATGCAAGCTCCTGAACTGCTGTCGCCGGCAGGTACCTTCAAGAACATGACCTATGCCTTCGCCTATGGGGCAGATGCGGTCTATGCCGGTCAACCTCGCTATTCCCTGCGGGTACGCAACAACGATTTCCATCTTGCCCATCTGCACGAAGGCATTGCCTATGCCCATGAGCGGGGCAAGCAATTCTATGTTGCTTCAAATATCGCTCCCCACAATAGCAAGCTCAAGACTTACCTGGATGACATGGCGCAGGTGATCGAGGCGGGCCCGGACGCGCTGATCATGTCGGATCCTGGTCTGATCATGCTGGTCCGAGAGCGCTGGCCGGACCAGGTGATCCACCTGTCGGTGCAAGCCAATGTGGTCAACTATCAGGCCGCCAGGTTCTGGCAGCGGCAGGGGATCAGCCGCATCATTCTGTCTCGGGAGTTATCGCTGGATGAAATTGCTGAGATTCGCAGTGCATGTCCAGACCTTGAAATCGAAACCTTCGTTCATGGTGCCCTGTGCATTGCCTATTCTGGCCGTTGCCTGTTGTCCGGATACTTGAACCGCCGGGACCCCAATCAAGGCACCTGCACCAATGCATGCCGTTGGCAGTATCGAACCTTGCCTGCCGGTGAGGATAGCAGTGGCGACCTGTTTGCATTGGTCGAAGAATCCACCCGGCCAGGTGAGAAGATGCCGGTATTCGAGGATGAGCATGGCACCTACATCATGAATTCAAGGGATCTACGTGCCGTCCAGCATGTTGCCAGACTTGCCGAGATGGGGGTCCGTTCGCTCAAGATCGAAGGACGTACCAAGTCACATTACTATGTCGCACGTACTGCCCAGGTCTATCGTCGGGCCATTGACGATGCAGTGGCTGGCCGGCCATTCGACATGACGCTGATGGATGAGCTTGAGAATCTGGCCAACCGGGGTTATACAGAGGGCTTCTATCGTCGCCATGTACATGATGAATATCAGAATTATGAACGTGGCCATTCGATTGGCGTGCATCAGCAGTTTGTTGGTGAGGTCATTGGTCATGATCCGAGCGCTGGCATGCTGGAGGTCGAGGTCAAGAACCGTTTTTCCGTCGGGGATCGCATGGAGCTGATGCTGCCTTCGGGTAATCTGCGCTTCACCTTGCAGGCATTGGAAAATGCCTCGCGAGGCAAGATAACAGTAGCGCCGGGCTCCGGACACCGTGTTCGGCTGGCTGTCCCAGGTTTGGTGAGTGACGAAGGCCAACTGTCGTTTGCCCTGTTGATGCGTGACCTGGAGCCAGCCCCAGGCGCTGAGATAGCCATCGAGGTACGTTGA
- the queC gene encoding 7-cyano-7-deazaguanine synthase QueC: MTQSSSASVVIYSGGMDSFTVLHRALRENRQVHALSFNYGQRHVRELEVARQVCTELGIPHQVVDITAIHGLIDNSALTDASREMPDGDYAEDNLTSTVVPNRNMVLLSLAIAKAVNIGASRVDYGAHGGDHVLYPDCRPQFVEAMNAVAAIANFSPVEIHAPYLKRSKSEILADGLAMGLDYAKTWTCYEGGQHACGRCGSCRERLAAFAANGASDPLTYSCQPDLHHPHDNHEG, translated from the coding sequence ATGACCCAATCTTCCTCTGCCTCTGTAGTGATCTACTCCGGTGGCATGGACTCCTTTACCGTCCTTCATCGTGCCTTGCGGGAAAATCGCCAAGTTCACGCACTTTCTTTCAACTACGGCCAGCGCCATGTACGTGAGCTGGAAGTTGCACGACAAGTGTGCACGGAACTCGGCATTCCTCACCAGGTCGTCGATATCACCGCCATCCATGGCCTGATCGATAATTCGGCGCTTACCGACGCCAGCCGCGAGATGCCGGATGGCGACTATGCCGAGGACAACCTCACCTCTACAGTAGTCCCCAATCGCAACATGGTGCTGCTTTCCCTGGCTATCGCCAAGGCTGTCAACATTGGCGCCTCGCGAGTCGACTATGGCGCCCATGGTGGTGACCATGTGCTCTATCCAGACTGCCGTCCGCAGTTTGTCGAAGCCATGAATGCCGTCGCCGCCATTGCCAACTTCTCGCCGGTGGAAATCCACGCGCCTTATCTCAAGCGCAGCAAGAGCGAGATTCTTGCCGATGGCCTGGCCATGGGTCTCGATTATGCCAAGACATGGACCTGCTACGAAGGTGGGCAACATGCCTGTGGCCGCTGTGGCAGCTGCCGTGAGCGCCTGGCAGCCTTCGCCGCCAATGGTGCCAGCGACCCATTGACCTATTCCTGTCAGCCCGACCTTCATCACCCTCACGACAATCACGAGGGGTAA
- the queE gene encoding 7-carboxy-7-deazaguanine synthase has translation MYSVKEAFYTLQGEGAQSGRASVFCRFSGCNLWSGREQDRAKAQCQFCDTDFVGTDGQNGGKFADAGDLADHLLSLWQPVEKTSPAAPYVVFTGGEPLLQLDEALIDAMHQRGFDVGVETNGTLPAPPGIDWLCVSPKGSATIVQTHGNELKLVFPQADAPPQRFENMAFEHFLLQPMDKSHQPVEKSHQPDTASMIIGSGSELSPMAACVAHCLAYPQWRLSLQTHKILGID, from the coding sequence ATGTACAGCGTCAAGGAAGCCTTTTATACCCTGCAGGGTGAAGGTGCTCAGAGCGGTCGCGCCAGCGTCTTCTGTCGTTTCAGCGGCTGCAACCTGTGGTCCGGCCGCGAACAGGACCGTGCCAAGGCCCAGTGCCAGTTCTGTGATACCGACTTTGTCGGCACGGATGGTCAGAACGGCGGCAAGTTTGCAGATGCTGGAGACTTGGCAGATCACCTGCTGTCTCTGTGGCAACCAGTGGAGAAAACCTCTCCTGCCGCTCCCTATGTTGTCTTTACCGGGGGCGAACCACTGCTGCAGCTCGATGAAGCACTCATCGACGCCATGCACCAGCGCGGCTTCGACGTCGGGGTAGAAACCAATGGCACCCTGCCTGCCCCTCCTGGCATCGATTGGCTCTGCGTTAGCCCCAAGGGAAGCGCCACCATTGTCCAGACGCATGGCAACGAATTGAAGCTGGTGTTCCCCCAGGCAGATGCACCACCACAGCGCTTCGAGAACATGGCCTTCGAGCACTTTTTGCTGCAGCCCATGGACAAGAGCCATCAGCCTGTAGAAAAGAGCCATCAGCCTGACACCGCTTCCATGATAATCGGCAGTGGCTCCGAGCTCTCGCCCATGGCAGCCTGCGTGGCTCATTGCCTGGCCTATCCACAGTGGCGCCTGTCACTGCAAACACACAAAATTCTGGGGATTGACTGA
- a CDS encoding 6-carboxytetrahydropterin synthase — translation MALFVYHLTHVDSSVWCPERGLIGASWNVHVELDGQLGEDGMLFDFGEVKPWIKSRLDDGIDHTLIVPTEAPGISISDCPEGICIRTTEPYDMEVRGPRQAFTLFPWKRITPEALAIHLSTEMMRRPPARVDSITLTLEEERIDGAAYTYTHGLKRHAGNCQRIAHGHRSRLHVIQQGQRQAALETRYADWLSDSYLVAAEDIVAEGDRGDWLRTAYQSAQGQFSLTLPTDRCRILPTSTTVENIAAWLAGEVAQDTGTPTRIRAFEGVHKGATAEV, via the coding sequence ATGGCATTGTTCGTATACCACCTGACCCACGTGGACAGCTCTGTCTGGTGCCCCGAACGCGGCCTGATAGGTGCCAGCTGGAACGTACATGTCGAACTCGACGGACAACTTGGCGAAGACGGCATGCTGTTCGATTTCGGCGAAGTCAAACCGTGGATCAAGTCTCGACTCGATGATGGCATTGATCACACCTTGATCGTGCCAACAGAAGCGCCAGGTATCTCGATCAGTGACTGCCCTGAAGGTATTTGTATCCGCACCACAGAACCTTATGACATGGAAGTGCGTGGTCCCAGACAGGCTTTCACCTTGTTTCCATGGAAACGGATCACTCCCGAGGCACTGGCCATTCATTTGAGTACCGAGATGATGCGACGCCCTCCCGCTCGGGTAGACAGCATTACGCTCACGCTCGAGGAAGAGCGCATCGATGGCGCCGCATACACCTATACCCATGGGCTCAAGCGCCACGCCGGCAACTGCCAGCGAATTGCTCACGGTCATCGCTCACGCCTGCACGTCATCCAGCAAGGGCAGCGTCAGGCCGCACTGGAAACCAGGTATGCCGACTGGCTGTCCGACAGCTACCTGGTCGCTGCTGAGGACATTGTTGCCGAAGGCGACCGTGGCGACTGGTTGCGTACCGCCTATCAGTCCGCTCAGGGCCAGTTCAGTCTGACCCTTCCGACAGATCGGTGCCGTATTCTGCCAACCTCGACGACGGTGGAAAACATCGCTGCCTGGCTGGCAGGCGAAGTCGCCCAGGATACTGGTACACCAACCAGAATCCGGGCTTTCGAAGGCGTGCACAAGGGCGCAACGGCGGAAGTTTGA
- a CDS encoding YkgJ family cysteine cluster protein — translation MVSKLIARQSAASQEGCRPGCGACCIAPSISSPIPGMPEGKPAGMRCVQLDTNNLCRLFGDPSRPQVCLSFDFDAELCGSSSADAMHNISELERLT, via the coding sequence ATGGTCAGTAAACTGATCGCCCGACAATCTGCAGCCTCTCAGGAAGGCTGTCGACCCGGCTGTGGTGCCTGCTGCATCGCACCCTCGATCAGTTCGCCCATCCCTGGCATGCCCGAGGGAAAACCCGCAGGAATGCGCTGCGTACAACTCGACACGAACAATCTATGCCGCCTGTTCGGTGACCCCAGCCGGCCACAGGTGTGCCTGAGTTTCGATTTCGATGCCGAGCTATGCGGCAGTTCCAGCGCCGATGCCATGCACAATATCAGCGAGCTGGAACGCCTGACCTGA